A section of the Amycolatopsis sp. AA4 genome encodes:
- a CDS encoding PPOX class F420-dependent oxidoreductase: MPRTIATNTKVERAELVAFLKPRHRAILVTTRADGRPQLSPNTCGVDDEGRIVIATYPKRAKAVNLRREPKVSVCVLSDEWNGPWVQVDGTAEVLDLPDSVEPLVDYFRSISGEHPDWDEYREAMRKQGKSLIRITIDRWGPIATGGFPPELAD, encoded by the coding sequence ATGCCGAGGACTATCGCCACCAACACGAAGGTCGAGCGCGCCGAACTGGTCGCGTTCCTGAAGCCGCGTCACCGCGCGATCCTGGTGACCACCCGCGCCGACGGGCGGCCCCAGCTGTCCCCGAACACCTGCGGCGTCGACGACGAGGGCCGCATCGTCATCGCGACCTATCCGAAGCGCGCGAAGGCGGTCAACCTCCGGCGCGAGCCGAAGGTGTCTGTCTGCGTGCTGTCGGACGAGTGGAACGGGCCGTGGGTGCAGGTCGACGGGACCGCGGAGGTGCTCGACCTGCCGGATTCGGTCGAGCCGCTGGTCGACTACTTCCGCAGCATTTCCGGCGAGCATCCGGACTGGGACGAGTACCGCGAGGCGATGCGCAAGCAGGGCAAGAGCCTGATCCGGATCACGATCGACCGGTGGGGACCGATCGCGACCGGCGGCTTCCCTCCGGAGCTGGCGGACTGA
- a CDS encoding arginine deiminase yields MDSEVGPLRAVLLHRPGNELKRLTPRNNDKLLFDSIPWVSRAQQEHDAFAEVLRGRGVEVLLLADVLRTALEDQRAHAAGVHAAVDDRRLGSDLADSLRSHLTSVDAPALAEVLMAGMTFEELPSAEGASLVRMMHHPRDFAVDPLPNLLFTRDSSAWIGDRVAISSLTMPARRRETALLDLIYAYHPRFRHAARAYGAHSAPIEGGDVMLLAPGVVAIGVGERTTPAGAESLARSVFADGLAHTVLAVPIEQSRATMHLDTVCTMVDVDAVVMYPLARDSLTAFTIKPTGDGGVKVAGPTPFLEAAAEAMEIDRLRVIDTGLDPVTAEREQWDDGNNTLALAPGVVVGYERNAETNERLTAAGIEVLPITGSELGSGRGGPRCMSCPVRRDPPPKRH; encoded by the coding sequence GTGGACAGCGAAGTCGGGCCGCTTCGGGCAGTCCTGTTGCACCGGCCGGGAAACGAGCTGAAACGGCTCACGCCCCGCAACAACGACAAGCTCCTTTTCGACTCCATCCCGTGGGTGAGCCGGGCACAGCAGGAGCACGACGCGTTCGCCGAAGTCCTGCGCGGCCGCGGCGTCGAGGTGCTGCTGCTGGCCGACGTTCTCCGCACCGCGCTGGAAGACCAGCGCGCGCACGCCGCCGGGGTGCACGCCGCGGTGGACGACCGGCGGCTCGGCAGCGACCTCGCGGATTCGCTGAGGTCGCACCTCACGAGCGTGGACGCGCCCGCGCTCGCCGAAGTCCTGATGGCGGGCATGACCTTCGAGGAGCTTCCGTCCGCCGAGGGCGCGTCTCTGGTGCGGATGATGCACCATCCGCGCGATTTCGCCGTCGATCCGCTGCCGAACCTGCTCTTCACCCGCGATTCGTCCGCGTGGATCGGCGACCGCGTCGCGATCTCGTCGCTGACCATGCCCGCGCGGCGGCGCGAAACGGCGCTGCTCGACCTCATTTACGCCTACCATCCGCGATTCCGCCACGCCGCCCGCGCTTACGGCGCGCATTCCGCGCCGATCGAAGGCGGGGACGTGATGCTGCTGGCCCCCGGGGTCGTCGCGATCGGCGTCGGCGAACGGACGACTCCGGCCGGCGCCGAATCGCTGGCCCGTTCCGTATTCGCCGACGGACTCGCGCATACCGTTCTCGCGGTTCCCATTGAACAATCGCGCGCGACGATGCATCTCGACACGGTGTGCACGATGGTCGATGTCGACGCCGTCGTGATGTATCCGCTCGCCCGCGATTCCCTGACCGCGTTCACTATCAAGCCGACCGGCGACGGCGGCGTGAAAGTGGCCGGCCCGACGCCCTTCCTCGAAGCCGCCGCGGAAGCGATGGAGATCGACCGGCTGCGGGTGATCGACACCGGCCTCGACCCGGTCACCGCCGAGCGCGAGCAGTGGGACGACGGCAACAACACGCTGGCGCTGGCCCCGGGCGTGGTCGTGGGGTACGAACGGAACGCGGAGACCAACGAACGGCTCACCGCGGCGGGCATCGAGGTGCTGCCGATCACCGGGTCCGAACTGGGGTCCGGCCGCGGCGGGCCGCGCTGCATGTCGTGTCCGGTGCGCCGCGATCCCCCGCCGAAGCGGCACTGA
- a CDS encoding CPBP family intramembrane glutamic endopeptidase, translated as MRTTERSGGPSRLRSWLNPALPAFPAQLADPGERRAVKIELVLVFGITLGLSGARSLLSLVDSLLRPTPLAQQQVQLNVPRAAASLLDLLQQLLSAAQLVGWGGLGLYLLWRAGLKLREIGLSRRIRSDALITVGIAALIGIPGLALYFISYHLGFSLAVQPSTLGDTWWRPIALTLSAFGNAFAEEVLVIGYLLTRLRQLGVRENASLFGAAVLRGSYHLYQGFGGFVGNLVMGLVFGRVWQRTNRLWPLIAAHTLFDVVSFVGYSLLKGRLSWLP; from the coding sequence ATGCGCACCACAGAGCGTTCCGGAGGGCCGTCGCGCCTGCGATCCTGGCTCAACCCGGCACTTCCGGCGTTCCCGGCCCAGCTCGCCGATCCGGGCGAGCGGCGGGCGGTCAAGATCGAGCTGGTCCTCGTTTTCGGCATCACCCTCGGGCTGTCCGGTGCGCGCAGTCTGCTGTCCCTTGTGGACTCTCTGCTGCGGCCGACCCCGTTGGCGCAGCAGCAAGTGCAGCTCAACGTCCCGCGCGCCGCGGCGAGCCTGCTGGACCTGCTCCAGCAGCTGCTGAGCGCCGCGCAACTGGTCGGCTGGGGCGGGCTCGGGCTGTACCTGCTGTGGCGGGCCGGGCTGAAACTCCGCGAAATCGGCCTGAGCCGCCGGATCCGTTCCGACGCGCTCATCACCGTCGGAATCGCCGCGCTGATCGGCATTCCCGGGCTCGCGCTGTACTTCATCTCGTATCACCTCGGCTTCAGCCTCGCGGTGCAACCGTCCACTTTGGGCGATACGTGGTGGCGGCCGATCGCGCTGACGCTTTCCGCGTTCGGCAACGCTTTCGCCGAGGAAGTGCTCGTGATCGGCTATCTGCTCACGCGGCTGCGGCAACTCGGCGTACGCGAGAACGCGTCGCTCTTCGGCGCGGCGGTACTGCGCGGTTCCTACCACCTCTACCAGGGGTTCGGCGGGTTCGTCGGCAACCTCGTGATGGGCCTGGTGTTCGGCCGCGTGTGGCAGCGGACCAACCGGCTGTGGCCGCTCATCGCCGCGCATACTTTGTTCGATGTGGTGTCCTTCGTCGGCTATTCGTTGCTGAAAGGCCGTCTTTCCTGGCTCCCGTGA
- a CDS encoding DUF2470 domain-containing protein: MTEAPVSVRRPPAPNPAERAKTIATRGGPATIMPTVDSAGCEAARVEPVLHHVHHSGSVSILLPDEHPMVSASRQAQRGELAVMVELADHAPVALREPVRGLLWITGWLRPLTDVSARARAVSIAEQRPDHRLLDVGHGLTLLRLTPASLVLADAEGTHSLRPHMFSAAPPDPFHDYEAEWLRHLESDHPDVVEQLARHLPADLRGGRIRPLGLDRYGLRLRVESTAGDHDVRLAFSRTVDSPPQLAAELRRLLGCPFLRHQHGEA; this comes from the coding sequence GTGACCGAGGCACCCGTATCCGTGCGCCGCCCGCCCGCGCCGAACCCCGCCGAACGCGCCAAGACGATCGCGACCCGCGGCGGCCCGGCGACGATCATGCCGACCGTCGACAGCGCCGGCTGCGAGGCCGCACGCGTCGAGCCGGTCCTGCATCACGTGCACCACAGCGGAAGCGTCAGCATTCTTCTGCCGGACGAGCACCCGATGGTGTCCGCGTCCCGGCAGGCTCAGCGCGGCGAGCTCGCCGTCATGGTCGAGCTCGCCGACCACGCCCCGGTGGCGCTGCGGGAACCGGTCCGCGGCCTGCTGTGGATCACCGGCTGGCTCCGGCCGCTGACGGACGTGTCGGCCCGCGCGCGTGCGGTGTCGATCGCCGAACAGCGGCCGGACCACCGGCTTCTCGACGTCGGCCACGGCCTCACCCTGCTCCGGCTGACCCCGGCGTCGCTGGTCCTCGCCGACGCGGAGGGCACGCATTCGCTCCGGCCGCACATGTTCAGCGCGGCCCCGCCGGACCCGTTCCACGACTACGAGGCGGAATGGCTGCGGCACCTGGAAAGCGACCATCCGGACGTGGTGGAACAGCTGGCCCGGCACCTGCCCGCGGACCTGCGCGGCGGCCGGATCCGCCCGCTCGGCCTCGACCGGTACGGCCTGCGCCTGCGCGTCGAATCGACGGCGGGCGACCACGACGTCCGCCTCGCGTTCTCCCGGACGGTCGACAGCCCGCCGCAGCTGGCCGCGGAACTGCGGCGGCTGCTCGGCTGCCCGTTCCTGCGCCACCAGCACGGCGAGGCCTGA